The segment GGGGTTGTGGATTCTATGGCGTTTTCCCCAGGGTAGCTCGTTCCTCCCAACCCTGGGCTTTGAGGCGCAATCCCGTTGGGATAGGGAGGAAGCCCTCCGAACTTGTGGGTAATGCTCAGGGCACGACACCGCTTTTCCTTCCCGCCACCTCAATCCCTCTCGTGCGCCCACTAGCACCAGGCACACGCCCAGCCACTGCGTCGCGTGCAGGAAAAGCGGAGACATGTCCTCATATTCGTCACCCCGACGGAGTCGGGATCCCGATCTCACCCACCTTGATCCCACCCGCTGGAGCTCTTGGGTCGAGGAATCGATTACGATTACGATTACGAGGGGAGGGCGACCCTACGGACCGCCCCGGAATCTTAATCGGAAACGTTGTCGACTTATTTGGGTTCAGCCTTATCCCTGCAACACCCGCTTCAGCAGATTCTCCGTGATGCGCTGGACTCTTGGATCAGGCCCCTGTGGGCTCACATATACCGAGGGACGCAGGTAGCCCGGAGGCGCACTGAGCCCGTCCCCCCACCAAATCGTGCTGGCGTTAAAGACAAAGTTGCCGTGCGGCCCCGGGTAGATCGTCGCGGTGTAGGTCCCCCCGTTGGGCTGTCCCGGCCCTTTGAAGGTGGGTCCGGTGGACACCACCTCCAGACCAGGAATCTTCGCCGGGTCGCCGTGCCACTCCCAGCCTACCAAACCCTTGATCGCATCGCCCTTCTTCATGCCGGTCCCGGAAAAAATCCAGTGGTCCGGCAGTTCACAAGCCCAGTCGGCTCCTCCCGTTACCGGCGGTATGCTCCGTGCGCCCACCAAGAGATTGGAGTTGGGGCTTTGATGGGGCAACTGCGCCATGTGATCGAACGGTTCAGGGGGATCAGGCGGCGAAAAAACATCCAGCCTTTCAAAGACCCGATTTCCTATTCCTGCTGCATCCGGGCTGAATAGAATTCGTCCGCAGCAGGTATTCCCCGAAAGGAACAGGACGTTCAGTCCTCGCTGCACGGCTCGCCGCATGGTATGGAACATCTCGATCGACCAATACTCATCGTGGCCCACGGAGAGGAACCCCTTCGCCCGCCGAAGGGTCTGAGGTCGAACGTGGGTATCCACGTTGGAAATGTAGCTGACGTCGTATCCCCGCGACTCCAGCCAAAAGGCGGTGGGAAACTCCCAGAGCAGGAATTCCCCCGATCCAGTGCTCAACGGCGCGTCGAAGATTTGGCAATAGCGACCATACGGTCGGTTGAAGCCCACCTGAACCCGATCGCCCCAATACCACTGGCTGCGACCATCGTCATAGAGGGAGAACTGGCTGGGCCAGCGATTGTAGGCCTGCCAGGTGGTATCGCTGCACTGAAACAGAAAATCGGCGCGACGGTCGTCCCGAACGATGAAAATCACGTAGCTTTGAACCCCTGTCTTCAACGATGTGAGCTTACCCAGGTACACACCGCTGAGCCAATCGGAGGGAATCTTCAGCCGGGCTGAAACAGACCAGCGGCAGTCACGTAATCGCTTGTCGCCGATCGAAGGATCCGGCTGGGTCAACCCGCTCAGCTTGCCAAACGAATGCACCTGACGGCCACCCGCGCCACCGTAATAACCCAACCGATACACATCCAAGGTGAAATCCGAGGCGGGGTTGGTGCTTACGTAGAAGTCCAAGGTCTCCCCAGCCCGAATGCTGGTGTGCGAACAATAGCCCTCAATCCACGGGCAACGATACTTGGTGGCTGGATCGATGCGGCTCTGGGTCAACATCCAGTCGCGAGTGCCAGGCAGCGCGTTCTCCCGCACGATGGCGTTCGGCTCCCCCGAAAGGCGGTCCAGCGGCAGCGAGGAGCAACCCGCTAACGCAGCTCCTGCTCCCAGGCCGGCCGAAGCTCGCAGCCAGTCCCGTCGGGAAAGTGGCCCATTCGGATTTAAAGGTGCATTCATAGTTGAGACTTGAACGTTACGCCGAAAGGGGATGTTTGCGCGACTTGAGGGGAAAGGTCACCGGTCGGCCTCCCTCCAGCGCCGAAGCATAGACCGCCATAACCATTTCCACCGCCCAAGCCGCGTTGACAGCGCTGCACTCCGGCTCTCGATCCTGAGCCACTGCCGCCAACCAGTCGCCCGAAGCGTCCAGTGCGGGAGGGGGAGGGGACTTGACCTGGCCTGCCTCTAGCGGCTGCCAGCGATCCTCGCGTCCGCTGGCCGTCCAGTTCGTGCTGGATCTCAGGAAGACATGCGGCGTGGTATCGCTATTGATTCGCGCCACTCCGCGACTCCCATAAAGCTCCAGTCCCCAGTAACCGACCGTCTCGCGCAGCTTGCCGTGACTGGCAAAGCTCCCCATCACGCCGCCGGGGAATTCGAACGAGGCGAACACTTCATCGCCCGCCACCCATCCGACGTCATCCTTTACCTTGCGACGATCCTCCGGTCGCAAGCTGCGACCCTGCCAGCGCACGCGCCCGCTGCAATTCACAGGGTCTCCGGCAAACAGGCGCATCAGATCCAATAGGTGAGTGCCCAGAACCATCAGGTCTTCTCCTCCGGCGCGGGCATCCTGCTTGCCATAGGCTCTCAGCTCCACCAGGTCCCCCAGCCGGCCCTCCCGAATCGCCTGGCGAAGCAGGAGGACTTTCGGCGCCAGACGCACCGTGTGGGCCACCGCAATCTTCAAGCCCTTGCGTCGCGACAACGCGAGCAGGTCGTCGGCCTCATCCGGAGAACAGGTGAAGGGTTTTTCGACATAGAGATGAGCCCCCGCCTCCAGCGCCGCGCGGCAGATCGCGTGATGCTGATCGGCATGCCGCATGGCCACACTCACCAGGCTGGGGCGTTCCGCCTTCAGCATCTCCCGGAAATCGGAGTATAGCTTCGGCGCGCCGATCCGTTTCCCCACCGATTGTCGTCCGGCTGGATCGGGGTCCGCCACAGCAACGAGCTCAATCCCGGGGCGACCCTGAAAAATAAGTTCGAGGCCATGTCCGTAGTCACCCCGGCCCGTATGTCCGATTACCGCAGCTCGATGGCGTATGGCCGGGGCAGGGAGATCCTCGGCAGCCAACCGCCCGACGAGAGACAAGCCCGCGCTCGCCTGCAGAAATAAACGGCGCGTGATCATGAGGTTCGAAGGATGTTCATGGATTAAACGCGGATCGGAAGAAAGAATGCCCTGAGGACGGAATGGGAGCAATGTGGAACTGAGCGTCGAACCGCGAAGGACAACTCTAAGACAAGACCCAAACCGCTCCTGTGGCCGCAAGAAACGAAAGATGACGAAAGAACTTCGGAGTCCAGCCCCCTCACCCACCCTGCATCCGTCCGCCTTTTTCGTCTCCTTTCGGTTTTTGCGGCTAATGCTGGAGTCCCTGCTAACAATGCCCCTCTGTTTTGAGTTGCATTCGGCCGTCCCCTCCCACGCCCTCGATGGGCCGAGACGGCCCTTTGCTCCTTTCTAGCGGGCATTGATTACCAATGCCTTAGCACTCAGATCGGCCTTTAAAATCGGGCATTTCTCGCTTTCGAGCAAGACTATTCGGTCGTACTCCTGAGCCGCCGACGTTTACCGGGTGATAACTCCTTTGCTGGCAAATTCGCTGGCAACAGACACGGAGATGGGTCGGATACAGAACGTGGCAACTCAGAGCATCGATCGCTGATTCGCAGAGCGCGATGGCTTGGGGAGAGGTAGCTGAGACGGAGAAGAACCCACGATCTTTGCGGGAGCCTGGAGCCATGCCACGCCAGGACTGCGGGGTGGTTCCAAGCAACTCAGCTCCGACGGCGGTGAGCGGGGTTTCACCCAGGAGGAAGACGGCATTGCCCCGAGCATCGGCGTAGAGCAGTCCCGATCGAACGAGCGGCGCGAGTAGCGAACCGGGCAACTGTCGTTCTTGGGTGAGATAACGTTCGACGCGAGGCCAGTGCTGCACCACCGGAGGTGGGTTCACTGGGGGCGAGCTCAACCTGCACGAAGGCGATAGGCTGTTTCTTCTGGGCCGATCGATGTCGCCAGGCCGCGAAGGTGGTGTAATTGAGCCCATACTTGCGGGCGAAGGCGGCTGCGGACAAACCGCTGGAATCGAACTTAGCCAGTAAGCGAGCCCTGCGAGCAGCCTTGGCGGCCCGGCGCCGAAGACGGGGCTATTTGGAAACCGATTACGGTGGCAGGTTGGGAAAACGGTCGAAATCTTTCTGACCTCAGTTCGGCCAAAAGCACGATGTCAATTAAGTGCGGAACAAATAGATCCTGCTTGATCGTCCGAACGAAACGTTTCGCATAAGAGTTCAAGTTGGGCGTAAGCGGTGATTTGACGACCCCCTTGCGGGCCAGCAGATTTGGGTTAGCCTTCTTGGTTTTCTCCGCACTGCAGCAGGTCTACGCCGCTCGGCTGACGTTTATCGCGCGAGCCTCTTTCCACTTGATCGGCGTCAGTTCGCCCACAGTATGATTCGTGGACGATGGAAGCCGAGTGAGCACGTCCTTCAGGTATTCATACGGCTCGATACCGTGGATTCGGCAGTTGGCGATTAGAGTGTAGATCACCGCATTGCGCTGGCCCGCCTCTTCGGATCCGAAAAACATCCAGTTCCTTTTTCCGATTGCTGTTGGCCTGATTTTGTTCTCGATGAGGTTGTTTGTCCACTCGACCTCCCCGTGGTCGATGATCCGAACCAGCGCAGGCCACTGGTTCAACGCATATCGAATGGCTTCCCCCATCTTGCTCTTGGGCAGATACCGGGGCTGCAATTGAATCAGGGCGCGATGGAGCCGGTCGACTACCACCCGGTGACAGGATGCTCGTTTTACTTCGCGCATCGCCGCTCCGGCACCGGTCTCGCGGAGCTCGGCTTCCCATTGGTACAACCAGCCCATCTGATTGAGGATCCATCCGACTTGTCGGGGCGCTTGCTTCTGAGCTTCAAAGAAGCCTCTCCTCGCGTGAGCCCAACAACCAAAGAGGTCGGTCCCCGACCTGCTTTTGACGAACGCTGGATACGCACCGTAACCGTCGCACTGGATCTTCCCCTTGAAGTCAGGCCCCAGCAGGGAGTCCAAGCACTTGGCTGCCCGGCTCGCATGCCACTCGAAAATCACACACTTTCCGGGGACATGCCCCGTCCACAGATAACCTTGGCTGCATTCACCATTTCCGGGATCCAGATATTTGATTGGCGTCTCATCCAGCTGCACGTAAGGACTGACTTGGAAGTCGGCTTTGATGCACCTGACGATGGCTTCCAGGAGTGTCGATCCTTGCTTCATCCACAGCACCATCTGCTGACGAGCGATGAAGACGCCATGTCGTTCCCAGAAAATCGATTGCTGACGGTAGAACGGCAGATGATCCGCAAACTTGCTCACCAAGAGATAGGCCAGGAGTCCGGGCGCCGCCATTCCGCTGGCACGTTCTGGAGCAGGTGCTACCACCGGCGGCATTGCTCGGTCGGCCACTCGCACATACTTGGGCCGAACGATCTCCAGCCAAAAGAACTTGCCAGGTTGGTAGTCGAGTTGACGGCTAACTTCCTGGCCGATCTCTTTCCATTTCTCGGGTTCGGCTTGCACGTCCTTAGGCTCGATGACGTTCTTCACTACTTCCAAGTTGTCCGGCGTACGAACTCGAGTGGAACTGTTACGCTCGCCGCGCCGAGGGGATGGGGCCGCTGGCTTGGAAGGCACGGGAACCGACACCTCGGTTTCATCCAAGCCACTTAAGAGCAGTTCCAACTGGGCGCTGCTCAATTGTTCGCTCTTTTTGCCAAAGTAGCGACGTGCCAGGGCATCGAGCTTTTGTCGTAGCAGCGAGCTCTCCAATCTGGACTCTTTGAGTGCCTCTTGCAGTTGCGCGATCGTCTGCGAGGAGGCTTGCTGCAACTCCTTCAGCTGCTGCTGCAGCTGGGTGATTTGATGTTGCAGTGAGGCGAGGTTCATCGGAGTCGTTGGTCTGACGACGCCGATGAAAACTCGTTCAAACTTTGTGAATAATTTGTGCGCTCGTGGAGAACGCTCTCACTTTGCGCCTTCGTACCAAGCACGACGGCCCGCATCCTTGAGTTCCACGCCGTCGAGTAAGAGTTGGAGCGCTTGCGGGGCGAGCTGAAGTTTACTCCCCGATTCGGTGGCACTCTGGGGCCAGCGGTAAGTCCCTTCCTCGAGACGCTTCATCAGGATGCACACGCCAGTTCCGTCGAAATACAGAATCTTGATCCTATT is part of the Verrucomicrobiales bacterium genome and harbors:
- a CDS encoding DUF3991 domain-containing protein encodes the protein MNPPPVVQHWPRVERYLTQERQLPGSLLAPLVRSGLLYADARGNAVFLLGETPLTAVGAELLGTTPQSWRGMAPGSRKDRGFFSVSATSPQAIALCESAIDALSCHVLYPTHLRVCCQRICQQRSYHPVNVGGSGVRPNSLARKREMPDFKGRSEC
- the tnpB gene encoding IS66 family insertion sequence element accessory protein TnpB, whose amino-acid sequence is MLSFHSHLKVFLATAPCDLRASFTGLWAAAQQQLGEDPKSGALFVFGNRRRNRIKILYFDGTGVCILMKRLEEGTYRWPQSATESGSKLQLAPQALQLLLDGVELKDAGRRAWYEGAK
- a CDS encoding Gfo/Idh/MocA family oxidoreductase, coding for MITRRLFLQASAGLSLVGRLAAEDLPAPAIRHRAAVIGHTGRGDYGHGLELIFQGRPGIELVAVADPDPAGRQSVGKRIGAPKLYSDFREMLKAERPSLVSVAMRHADQHHAICRAALEAGAHLYVEKPFTCSPDEADDLLALSRRKGLKIAVAHTVRLAPKVLLLRQAIREGRLGDLVELRAYGKQDARAGGEDLMVLGTHLLDLMRLFAGDPVNCSGRVRWQGRSLRPEDRRKVKDDVGWVAGDEVFASFEFPGGVMGSFASHGKLRETVGYWGLELYGSRGVARINSDTTPHVFLRSSTNWTASGREDRWQPLEAGQVKSPPPPALDASGDWLAAVAQDREPECSAVNAAWAVEMVMAVYASALEGGRPVTFPLKSRKHPLSA
- a CDS encoding IS66 family transposase; translation: MNLASLQHQITQLQQQLKELQQASSQTIAQLQEALKESRLESSLLRQKLDALARRYFGKKSEQLSSAQLELLLSGLDETEVSVPVPSKPAAPSPRRGERNSSTRVRTPDNLEVVKNVIEPKDVQAEPEKWKEIGQEVSRQLDYQPGKFFWLEIVRPKYVRVADRAMPPVVAPAPERASGMAAPGLLAYLLVSKFADHLPFYRQQSIFWERHGVFIARQQMVLWMKQGSTLLEAIVRCIKADFQVSPYVQLDETPIKYLDPGNGECSQGYLWTGHVPGKCVIFEWHASRAAKCLDSLLGPDFKGKIQCDGYGAYPAFVKSRSGTDLFGCWAHARRGFFEAQKQAPRQVGWILNQMGWLYQWEAELRETGAGAAMREVKRASCHRVVVDRLHRALIQLQPRYLPKSKMGEAIRYALNQWPALVRIIDHGEVEWTNNLIENKIRPTAIGKRNWMFFGSEEAGQRNAVIYTLIANCRIHGIEPYEYLKDVLTRLPSSTNHTVGELTPIKWKEARAINVSRAA